One genomic region from Chelmon rostratus isolate fCheRos1 chromosome 11, fCheRos1.pri, whole genome shotgun sequence encodes:
- the LOC121613855 gene encoding indoleamine 2,3-dioxygenase 2-like isoform X2, which translates to METNGRETLQADFDTFDISEELGFLLEDPLTNLPDYYRVWLDLAYNLTHLIESRKLQDLVHKMPVLSPHLLSNHRELRLAHLALGFISMGYVWQEGQRAPAQILPKALAWPYWLVSRRLGLPPILTYADSVLANWKLKDRTGDMNIGGFFIVSLLVEMAASSGITGALEVMHAMKISDLIGIRKGLVKVTQSLKKMKETFKLMHSHVDPTAFHGTLRIFVSGWRDNPMLPRGLLYEGVSNEPILLSGGSAAQSSAIQCFDALLCIQHEDETGAFLTRMRDYMPPAHRQLVETLSVGPSLRDFILSHPGSDLGQAYNSCVSALVDLRNYHLNTVTKYVIVPGNHARAMGCPFRGVGTALNTTGTGGSSLMVFLKSVRNNTKKTLISERVSRETEI; encoded by the exons ATGGAGACTAATGGCAGAGAAACACTGCAGGCAGACTTTGATACATTCGATATTTCTGAGGAGCTGGGATTTCTCCTTGAGGACCCACTG ACTAACCTTCCAGACTATTATCGGGTGTGGTTGGACCTGGCATATAATCTCACACATCTGATAGAATCACGTAAACTACAGGATCTTGTTCACAAG ATGCCGGTCTTGAGTCCCCATCTCTTGAGCAACCATCGGGAGCTGAGGCTGGCTCACCTAGCGCTGGGATTCATCAGCATGGGATATGTATGGCAAGAAGGACAACGTGCACCTGCTCAG ATTCTTCCCAAAGCCCTCGCCTGGCCCTATTGGCTGGTGTCTCGCAGGCTCGGCCTTCCACCCATCCTGACTTATGCAGATTCAGTTTTAGCCAACTGGAAATTAAAGGATCGCACAGG GGATATGAACATTGG GGGGTTTTTCATAGTGTCATTGTTGGTCGAGATGGCCGCCAGTTCAGGCATAACG GGGGCTCTGGAGGTGATGCATGCTATGAAAATCTCGGACCTCATCGGCATACGGAAGGGTCTCGTCAAAGTAACTCAGTCtttgaagaagatgaaggaaacTTTCAAACTCATGCATA GTCATGTGGATCCAACTGCGTTTCATGGAACACTGAGAATTTTTGTCTCAGG GTGGCGAGACAACCCCATGCTTCCAAGGGGGCTGCTGTATGAAGGCGTGAGCAACGAGCCAATTTTGTTATCAGGAGGAAGTGCAGCCCAGAGTTCAGCCATTCAGTGCTTTGATGCTTTGCTGTGCATCCAGCATGAGGATGAGACAG GAGCCTTCCTGACACGCATGAGGGATTACATGCCTCCAGCCCACCGTCAGCTGGTCGAAACACTGTCTGTCGGTCCATCTCTGCGAGACTTCATCCTGTCCCACCCCGGCTCTGATCTCGGCCAGGCCTACAACTCCTGTGTCTCGGCGCTGGTGGATTTACGGAACTATCACCTCAATACTGTGACCAAGTACGTCATTGTGCCCGGCAATCATGCCCGCGCCATGGGCTGCCCGTTCAGAGGTGTGGGCACTGCGCTGAACACCACGGGGACCGGTGGATCCAGCCTAATGGTCTTCCTCAAGAGTGTTCGTAACAACaccaaaaaaacactgatttcagaGAGGGTGTCAAGAGAAACTGAAAtatga
- the LOC121613855 gene encoding indoleamine 2,3-dioxygenase 2-like isoform X3: METNGRETLQADFDTFDISEELGFLLEDPLMPVLSPHLLSNHRELRLAHLALGFISMGYVWQEGQRAPAQILPKALAWPYWLVSRRLGLPPILTYADSVLANWKLKDRTGDMNIGNMDLIFSFPGGESCRGFFIVSLLVEMAASSGITGALEVMHAMKISDLIGIRKGLVKVTQSLKKMKETFKLMHSHVDPTAFHGTLRIFVSGWRDNPMLPRGLLYEGVSNEPILLSGGSAAQSSAIQCFDALLCIQHEDETGAFLTRMRDYMPPAHRQLVETLSVGPSLRDFILSHPGSDLGQAYNSCVSALVDLRNYHLNTVTKYVIVPGNHARAMGCPFRGVGTALNTTGTGGSSLMVFLKSVRNNTKKTLISERVSRETEI, translated from the exons ATGGAGACTAATGGCAGAGAAACACTGCAGGCAGACTTTGATACATTCGATATTTCTGAGGAGCTGGGATTTCTCCTTGAGGACCCACTG ATGCCGGTCTTGAGTCCCCATCTCTTGAGCAACCATCGGGAGCTGAGGCTGGCTCACCTAGCGCTGGGATTCATCAGCATGGGATATGTATGGCAAGAAGGACAACGTGCACCTGCTCAG ATTCTTCCCAAAGCCCTCGCCTGGCCCTATTGGCTGGTGTCTCGCAGGCTCGGCCTTCCACCCATCCTGACTTATGCAGATTCAGTTTTAGCCAACTGGAAATTAAAGGATCGCACAGG GGATATGAACATTGG GAACATGGACTTGATATTTTCCTTTCCTGGTGGTGAGAGTTGCAGGGGGTTTTTCATAGTGTCATTGTTGGTCGAGATGGCCGCCAGTTCAGGCATAACG GGGGCTCTGGAGGTGATGCATGCTATGAAAATCTCGGACCTCATCGGCATACGGAAGGGTCTCGTCAAAGTAACTCAGTCtttgaagaagatgaaggaaacTTTCAAACTCATGCATA GTCATGTGGATCCAACTGCGTTTCATGGAACACTGAGAATTTTTGTCTCAGG GTGGCGAGACAACCCCATGCTTCCAAGGGGGCTGCTGTATGAAGGCGTGAGCAACGAGCCAATTTTGTTATCAGGAGGAAGTGCAGCCCAGAGTTCAGCCATTCAGTGCTTTGATGCTTTGCTGTGCATCCAGCATGAGGATGAGACAG GAGCCTTCCTGACACGCATGAGGGATTACATGCCTCCAGCCCACCGTCAGCTGGTCGAAACACTGTCTGTCGGTCCATCTCTGCGAGACTTCATCCTGTCCCACCCCGGCTCTGATCTCGGCCAGGCCTACAACTCCTGTGTCTCGGCGCTGGTGGATTTACGGAACTATCACCTCAATACTGTGACCAAGTACGTCATTGTGCCCGGCAATCATGCCCGCGCCATGGGCTGCCCGTTCAGAGGTGTGGGCACTGCGCTGAACACCACGGGGACCGGTGGATCCAGCCTAATGGTCTTCCTCAAGAGTGTTCGTAACAACaccaaaaaaacactgatttcagaGAGGGTGTCAAGAGAAACTGAAAtatga
- the LOC121613855 gene encoding indoleamine 2,3-dioxygenase 2-like isoform X1 gives METNGRETLQADFDTFDISEELGFLLEDPLTNLPDYYRVWLDLAYNLTHLIESRKLQDLVHKMPVLSPHLLSNHRELRLAHLALGFISMGYVWQEGQRAPAQILPKALAWPYWLVSRRLGLPPILTYADSVLANWKLKDRTGDMNIGNMDLIFSFPGGESCRGFFIVSLLVEMAASSGITGALEVMHAMKISDLIGIRKGLVKVTQSLKKMKETFKLMHSHVDPTAFHGTLRIFVSGWRDNPMLPRGLLYEGVSNEPILLSGGSAAQSSAIQCFDALLCIQHEDETGAFLTRMRDYMPPAHRQLVETLSVGPSLRDFILSHPGSDLGQAYNSCVSALVDLRNYHLNTVTKYVIVPGNHARAMGCPFRGVGTALNTTGTGGSSLMVFLKSVRNNTKKTLISERVSRETEI, from the exons ATGGAGACTAATGGCAGAGAAACACTGCAGGCAGACTTTGATACATTCGATATTTCTGAGGAGCTGGGATTTCTCCTTGAGGACCCACTG ACTAACCTTCCAGACTATTATCGGGTGTGGTTGGACCTGGCATATAATCTCACACATCTGATAGAATCACGTAAACTACAGGATCTTGTTCACAAG ATGCCGGTCTTGAGTCCCCATCTCTTGAGCAACCATCGGGAGCTGAGGCTGGCTCACCTAGCGCTGGGATTCATCAGCATGGGATATGTATGGCAAGAAGGACAACGTGCACCTGCTCAG ATTCTTCCCAAAGCCCTCGCCTGGCCCTATTGGCTGGTGTCTCGCAGGCTCGGCCTTCCACCCATCCTGACTTATGCAGATTCAGTTTTAGCCAACTGGAAATTAAAGGATCGCACAGG GGATATGAACATTGG GAACATGGACTTGATATTTTCCTTTCCTGGTGGTGAGAGTTGCAGGGGGTTTTTCATAGTGTCATTGTTGGTCGAGATGGCCGCCAGTTCAGGCATAACG GGGGCTCTGGAGGTGATGCATGCTATGAAAATCTCGGACCTCATCGGCATACGGAAGGGTCTCGTCAAAGTAACTCAGTCtttgaagaagatgaaggaaacTTTCAAACTCATGCATA GTCATGTGGATCCAACTGCGTTTCATGGAACACTGAGAATTTTTGTCTCAGG GTGGCGAGACAACCCCATGCTTCCAAGGGGGCTGCTGTATGAAGGCGTGAGCAACGAGCCAATTTTGTTATCAGGAGGAAGTGCAGCCCAGAGTTCAGCCATTCAGTGCTTTGATGCTTTGCTGTGCATCCAGCATGAGGATGAGACAG GAGCCTTCCTGACACGCATGAGGGATTACATGCCTCCAGCCCACCGTCAGCTGGTCGAAACACTGTCTGTCGGTCCATCTCTGCGAGACTTCATCCTGTCCCACCCCGGCTCTGATCTCGGCCAGGCCTACAACTCCTGTGTCTCGGCGCTGGTGGATTTACGGAACTATCACCTCAATACTGTGACCAAGTACGTCATTGTGCCCGGCAATCATGCCCGCGCCATGGGCTGCCCGTTCAGAGGTGTGGGCACTGCGCTGAACACCACGGGGACCGGTGGATCCAGCCTAATGGTCTTCCTCAAGAGTGTTCGTAACAACaccaaaaaaacactgatttcagaGAGGGTGTCAAGAGAAACTGAAAtatga